TACCCCAGGCGGCGGTACAGGCGCATCGCCGCGGGATTATCGTCAGCCACGTTGAGGGTAACAAAGCCAAAGCCGCGCTGGCGCAGGTCTGCTTCGGCATGCTGCATCAAGCCGGTGCCCAGCCCGCCATTGCGGTGCTGCGGCCGCACCCGAAACGAGTGGATGAAGGCGCAAGAGTGGCCATCGGCACTCACCAGGTCGTTCTCCGCATACAGCAACACAAACACCTGCCCCACCAGGGCATCATGCGCATCCACGGCGCCCCACAACTGCGCCTGGCCCGCCGCGGCACGGCTAAGCGCCAAGGCATACAGCCGGCGGTAGTGGCTGTACTCGCCTTCCCATTCCAGGGCCAGCGCATCCTGCGGCCCCAGCGCGCGAATGCGGTAGCCGGCAGGCAAGGCGGGCGCGTGTGCTTCAGTGTTGTTCATCGCCGGCCCCGCTTTGCTGGGCGAGCAGTTGCGCGAGCAGGGCCTGCTCTTGCGCCTGGGTCTTCAGCTTGCCATCCAACCAGGCGGCGCGCAACTGGTAGAGGATGGATTTGTACGCTGGCCCCGGTGTGAGGCCGCGCCGCAGCAGCTCTGCGCCGCGTGTATAGGGCTGCACATGGCGCCATTCTTTGACGTAGCGCAGCAAACGGTTGCGGTATCTGCCACGCGGCTGTAGTACATAGGCGCTATACAGTGCCAGGCGCGGCATCGAATCCATATACTGCGTGAAGGCGCTAACCGGCAGCGCAGCCAGCCTGGCGGCTTGCGCCTGCAGCCTGGTGGCTGCCAGCACGGCTTCGGTCACGCTGGAGCTAAAACGCAGCCGCGTGGCCGCGGCCATCGCCGCCGCGGGGCGTAGTTGTGCAAACCACAGGGTGAAGCCGAGCTGCGCTGGCGTGGTACTCAGCTCCCACTCCGGCTCGGGCGGCCGGCTACGCGCCAAGCCCGCTGCCCGCCGGGCATCAAAACGCAGGCCGGGGCTGATCGCAGCCAACACCTTGTAGCGCTGCAGCGCGAGCAGCATGGCCTCGCGCTGCGGCTCCAGCAGGATCAGTTCCAATTCTTTGTA
The DNA window shown above is from Anaerolineales bacterium and carries:
- a CDS encoding GNAT family N-acetyltransferase, whose protein sequence is MNNTEAHAPALPAGYRIRALGPQDALALEWEGEYSHYRRLYALALSRAAAGQAQLWGAVDAHDALVGQVFVLLYAENDLVSADGHSCAFIHSFRVRPQHRNGGLGTGLMQHAEADLRQRGFGFVTLNVADDNPAAMRLYRRLGYQPLQPISGYWSFVDHEGVQRYRHEPGWRMGKQLVSG